A region of the Pseudobacteriovorax antillogorgiicola genome:
AGTTCGGTGCCAATGACTTGGAATTCAATGCTTTCTAGGTCTTTTCCATCCACGGTGACGCTCAGCGTTGCCAGATCTGGTTCGGAGCTAAGAGTAAAACTGTCTTTCATACTCGACTCCCCATAGCGGTAGCTGATCTTAATGCTAGCATTGCGCGGAGGAGCTTCGTTGAAGCGAACCGTTTTACCATCGATCACGATGCCATCGTTGAATTCCACATTGTTAACAAGCACCGCCACGGACTTTGGCAAGGGAGTTTCCCGCAATGGAAACTGGTATTTTAGCTTGCCATAAAGATCTTCAGATATACTTAAGAAGGTAGGTCCATAGTCGCTGTCGCAGATCGATCCGCTGGTACCAGAACTCTGGCGAACTAGCTCCTGGTAAAGGTAGGCAGGACGAAAAGCTGATGGACATTGGTCAATCGTGTCAGTGGGTTTCCAGAACAAGCCATAGATCCGAACGTCTTCCCCCAGAGTTCGGTAAGCTGCTAGCTTCTCGGTGACGTAATCGACTTCCGCACTTTCAGATTCATCGTTAGCGCACAGAGTGCCATCACTGCAATTATCTTCGTCACTTACAATGAGAACTCCTAAATTGGAATTATCTCTTAGCCATTCACCAGAACAGTTCAAGGCATTAGCAATCTGCAAGAAGCCGCTTTCATCCCCTGTGCCTGCGATTCCAGTATCTAGGATTGCTTTCGCGAAATCGGCTTCTGGCTCGGGATCACTTTTTCTTATTATTTTTGTAAAGCAGCCATCTGCGGGATCGGTGGTCGTTATTGTGATCTGCCAATCGCTACCGGAAACCTTGCTTAGGAGTGACGGCAGCTCTACTGCAAGCTTCTCGTGCTCCTCTTGCATGGAATGAGAGTTGTCGACAATGATAAGAAGGTCTAGGATTCCGAAGTCGTTCTGCGAGAAGGCCTCCTCCGCGCGGCTGCCAAGGGTTCCTTGGGTAAAGTCGTCCCGGTGAGCCGGGCGTGTGATCTGCTGAAAGTCTTGCTGCACCACTTCGTACTTGCGGTTTAAAACTATGGACTGCTTGGCTGTTCGATAGCTGGCACTGAACTCAACCTCAGTTTCACCGACAGTTGTGGAGTCGAAGGACTTCACAATCCGATAGCTTTGCCGAGCTGCTGTGGACGCCAGATCTCTACTGACCGCTGGTGTTCGCTTGTTAAGCAGTTCCGGGCCTTGGGCGCACCCTTGGGTGAAAATACTAGTGATACTAAGAATAGTGATTGATTGGAAAAGGCGAACTGCCCCTTGGCTTGTCGTAAGCATTTCTGTCCCCCCTCTAGACAATGAGCCGAGAGAATCCTCGGCAAAAAGTCAAGAGAGGTTTAGAAGGATTCTCTAACTTTGCATTTGTGCTAGCTCTGCACCGCGAGTTTCCACATATTGGCCAAAGCTCACATCATGGAATGTAACACCCTTATTTCCAACTTCTACAATTCTGGTGGACACAGTTTCTGCGAACTCCAAATCGTGAGTCGCAAACAGAACCGTTCCTTTAAATTCGATCAAGCCGTTGTTAAGAGACGTGATGGATTCAAGGTCCAAATGGTTGGTGGGCTGGTCCAGAAGAAGCACATTGGCATTCTGAAGCATCATGCGAGATAACATGCAGCGGACTTTCTCCCCTCCAGAAAGGACTTTAGCCTGCTTCTTGGTGTCTTCCCCCGAAAAAAGCATCCGGCCCAAGAAACCCCGGATAAAGTTTTCCGACTGATCTTCTGAAAACTGACGGAGCCAGTCGATCAGGTTTAAGTCGCAACCTTCGAAGAAATCATTGAAATCTTTTGGAATATAAGACTGGGAGGTGGTCACACCCCATCGGTAGCTGCCATCGTCTGGCTCAACGTGTCCCATCAAGATCTCAAACAAAGTCGAGATAGCAAGTTCAGAGTTACTCACAAGCAGGATTTTATCGCCTTTTTGAACTTCGAAACTCACGTCATCGAGAATTTTTTCGCCGTTGATCTCTTTTGTTAGACCTTTAACTTCTAGCAGGATATCACCAGCTTCTCGCTCTTGATCGTACTTAATGTAGGGGTATTTTCTTGTCGAGGCAGGGATGTCGTCCAAGGTGAGTTTTTCAAGCTGCTTTTTTCTTGCCGTAGCTTGTTTGGATTTCGAAGCGTTAGCACTAAAACGTCGGATAAATGCTTCAAGCTCCTTAGCTTTATCTTCGCGCTTTTTGTTTTCGTTGGAGCGCAGTGTTAGGGCAAGTTCACTGGACTTCTTCCAAAAGTCGTAGTTACCAACATAGAGGCTCACTTTGCGGAAGTCGATGTCGACCATGTGAGTACACACTTGATTTAGAAAGTGTCTATCGTGAGATACAACGATAACAGTCTTATCGAAGTCCAATAGAAAGTTTTCCAGCCACTTAATGGCGATCACATCCAAATGGTTGGTAGGCTCGTCAAGGAGGAGGATATCTGGTTGGCCGAAAAGAGCTTGAGCTAGGAGGACTTTTACCTTGTCTTTATCTTTAAGCTCCGACATGTTTTTCTGATGAAGCTCTTCGCTAACGCCAAGACCACTCAGTAGGGTTGCTGCTTCAGATTCGGCTTCCCAGCCTCCCATTTCGGCAAATTCTGATTCTAACTCTGCCGCGCGAATACCATCTTCCTCACTAAACTCGCCCTTGGCGTAGATGGCGTCTTTTTCTTTGATCACGGTCATCAAGCGTTCGTTGCCAAGCATCACGGTCTGCAAAACTTGCTCGTCGTCATACTGAAAATGATCCTGCTTCAACACAGACATGCGCATCCGTGAGCCGATGGATACCTGACCCGTTGTCGGTTCGATTTCTCCCGATAGGATTTTGAGAAAGGTCGACTTTCCAGCCCCATTAGCGCCTATAACCCCGTAGCAGTTGCCAGGAGTGAATTTGATGTTGACCTCTTCGAAGAGCTTTTTGTTCCCGAAATTGAGGGATAGGTCCTGTGTTGTAATCATGGAAATAAGATCCTTTTCTGCGTCCAAACCGACAAAGCTCGCTACTATAAACTCTGAAGGTCAATTTGTACAGGTTTCGCGGATAATAAATTGGTGTTTAGATTCATTTTTATGAAAAATATGGCTCGGCGCAATCCATAATAATGGCGGATCGCAGAGATCGGAGAGGTAATTCTCTGGTAACAGCGCTTCTATCATCTTTGGTAAGTCAATGTGGCTATAAAAAAGTCTCCAGAATCGAATCCTGGAGACTTCTCTACTATGTGAGCTGCCTATCAATATCGATCTCGAAATTTGGCGACGGACCGTAGCGTGTCTGAGTTTTTCGCCAAGATCGAGTCTACCAGCCTAATTTTGAGCGAAGAATGCCCTTTTTATCGCCCCAGCTACCACCGCGATAGGAAAGCCTTTCGATATCATTACGATTGAACCAGCCTTTTTCTAAAAAGCCTTCATCTACAGGCTGGCGGCAGGCGTTGCTCGCGACAACTTCACAAAGAAAGACGTTGTAACTTATCTTGCCGATAGCACGGACTGCGTAACCACTTTCTTCACAAGTTTCACGCTCCGCTGTTTGGCATGCAAACTCACCGCCTTTGTTATAGCCACCAGGAAAATCCCAGCCTGGATTGCTACCATAAGGCACGCGAACGAGTAGCGCGCGGTTATCGCGGATCACCACACAGGCAGCAGGGCCTTGAGACCAGTCTTGCAACCGATTGGTACAGTCAGAGCTTCGAGTCTGTGCTAGAGTTTGAGATTGGGTTCCATCAATTACCTGGATTTGGTCAGCAGCTGTGTTGTCGGACTCGCTGGTGTCGCTTCCGCAGCTGATGATACTCGCTATAATAGCCATTGGTAGAGCGTGCTTTAACATAAATACCTCTTTTGGTGAGTGCCTTATGAGGGCGATTGATTTTAGCAGTTGGTCATGTGCTGGACTGTAATTGCAAGATCAAGACAATGGCAATACTCGAAACACTCAGCGGTTCTCACGGCCTCCTCGACGGTGAGTTTTTCTTGTTTATAAATATAGAATGAACCAGCCAGTAAAAAGCTTTATGGAGGCTTAACTTTGTTGCCGATCTATGAATTGCCTTTTGTGATAAGGGCATTTTTGGGCATGATATCTCTTTTGTACTACGAGTTGCGATTAGCGAGAATGCTAGCCAGAGCTTCGTGCAAATTCGGCTCTGGAGTATCTTTCAGTAGATGGGGATAGTGCTGGCCGAGATCGAAGTAGAAACGATCGACCTGTTGCTCTAAGTCTTGGCGACGCTGGATTTCAGACTGCAACTGAACTTTGGTTTTCTCTAACTCGTCATAACTTTGACGGTATCGAGTTTCTTGTTCCTCTATAGCTAGCTCTCTACTCTTGATGGTGTCTTCTGCCATAATCCTATAGTGCTTCAGTCGCTTAAGTTCATCGTCTGTATTTTTTAACTGTCGCATAAGTTCTTGGCAACGAGTTTCAGCCTGCTCTCGTTTCTGCTCTGTAGCAGCAAGAGACTCTTTGTGTTGCATGAGATGTTTTTCTAGGGACTCTGCGCGAGACGTTTTGAGTTGTAGCCATTCACTTGGGTCGAATTGATCCCAGTCGTCCATCGTCTGCCTGCCTTGATCGGGCACTAGCAGATTGTAGACTTTACTAAGTTTATTTTTGTAGTTTTGTAAGTTTTCTTGGTTTTCTAAAGCTTGCTCTTTGAGCTGCTGAAGTTCTTGTTCCTGGTTTGCAATGGTGAGGTTTTGGGCATCACGAGCTTGTTGCCAATCCTTGGGGATGGCTTGGCTGCGTTTGGCTTCCTCCTGGCTTTCCTCAAGGCTCAGCCGTAGTTTAGTAATTGATTCGTTCTTTTGTGCGATTTCGTTTTGGTGATTTTGAAGCTCTCGCTGCGAATCTTCTAGCTTTTGCTGGGTGTCGAGCAGTTCGTGGCGAATCGCCAAGTTATTACGGCTCATACGGTCGGTGTCTTTCTTTTGGTCAGCTATCAGTATCTTTAAGTCATTATTTTCTTGATAGGTTCGCTCATGATGGCGGGATCGCCAGAGAACCATGATACCAATCATGGTTAGGCAGCAGATCATGCCGCCAAACTCGATAAGAATCCGACCCGACTGTTTGACTTCTTGGGTTGTGATCTGACGAACCAGATTCGTAATGAGGTGCTGCCTCAGTGATTTGAAGTCTTCACGAATAGCCCAAGCCCATTGGGAAGGGGCATTGCTGAAGGTTGCCAATCCTTGATTGCTGTCAAGAATGAGCCAATGGTGGGCTTGTCGGAGATTTTCGAGGCCTTGCTGCTCCCCAGGGCTGAGAAGTTGGGCTAGCAGGTTGAGTTTTGTCTTAAACTTTATAAAGTTATCAAGATCGTCGGTGGAACCTTGCTGGTCGCCGACCATGGAGCGAAGCTCTTCAATGAGCTGAATACCTTGAAATCGTACCCGAGCCTCCCGATGGGGGATCAGCGTGATAATGTGGTGGCTAAGATTTTGAAGATCTTCTTGGGCACCTTTAAAGAAATCGTGAAACTGGTCCCGATTGTTGTTCTGATCGAGAAGCTTACGGCCCTGGATTAACTTCTCAGTAAACATCTGAAACAGGGCCAAGGCCTGCTCATCTTCAAGGACAATCTGCTGACTCAATGTTTGTAAGTTGCTTCGCTCCCATTCAAGCTTGCTTTTCTCTTCAGCACTCAAGGGATCCTTGGTGGCAAGGATGATCTCTCGCTGGAAACTATCCATAAGAGGGAAGAGCTGATCCATCTGTTTGATTCGCTGTGCTGTTTGCTGACTTTCTAAGAGAATAGGTAGGCGAAACGCCGTCATGAAGAACAGGAGCAGGAAGCAAAGCAGAACAATTCCATAGTGGAAACTGTGAGCTTTCACATTACGGAGAAATTTCTTTGCGTATGGACCAAGGACTTGTGCCATGCTGGTTCCTAAATGAATTCGTATACGTGAAGTGTGTGTCGGCAAGTCTATAGATGAAGAAATAGGCAAGTTTATCCCATCCAACTAACCATAACCAGTATTAATGGAAATCGCAATTTACCGCCATTCGATCCCTGCGGGGCTTTGGTACTGGGCATAGGCCG
Encoded here:
- a CDS encoding ABC-F family ATP-binding cassette domain-containing protein; this translates as MITTQDLSLNFGNKKLFEEVNIKFTPGNCYGVIGANGAGKSTFLKILSGEIEPTTGQVSIGSRMRMSVLKQDHFQYDDEQVLQTVMLGNERLMTVIKEKDAIYAKGEFSEEDGIRAAELESEFAEMGGWEAESEAATLLSGLGVSEELHQKNMSELKDKDKVKVLLAQALFGQPDILLLDEPTNHLDVIAIKWLENFLLDFDKTVIVVSHDRHFLNQVCTHMVDIDFRKVSLYVGNYDFWKKSSELALTLRSNENKKREDKAKELEAFIRRFSANASKSKQATARKKQLEKLTLDDIPASTRKYPYIKYDQEREAGDILLEVKGLTKEINGEKILDDVSFEVQKGDKILLVSNSELAISTLFEILMGHVEPDDGSYRWGVTTSQSYIPKDFNDFFEGCDLNLIDWLRQFSEDQSENFIRGFLGRMLFSGEDTKKQAKVLSGGEKVRCMLSRMMLQNANVLLLDQPTNHLDLESITSLNNGLIEFKGTVLFATHDLEFAETVSTRIVEVGNKGVTFHDVSFGQYVETRGAELAQMQS
- a CDS encoding NUDIX hydrolase translates to MLKHALPMAIIASIISCGSDTSESDNTAADQIQVIDGTQSQTLAQTRSSDCTNRLQDWSQGPAACVVIRDNRALLVRVPYGSNPGWDFPGGYNKGGEFACQTAERETCEESGYAVRAIGKISYNVFLCEVVASNACRQPVDEGFLEKGWFNRNDIERLSYRGGSWGDKKGILRSKLGW